Proteins found in one Oryza glaberrima chromosome 4, OglaRS2, whole genome shotgun sequence genomic segment:
- the LOC127772316 gene encoding probable glucuronosyltransferase Os04g0103100 — translation MASIRRPHSPAKQQHLLRHGHLGPFASSSPPSSPLRHSSSSSSPRSAAHHHHHLLAAAGHTSFRRPLPRFAAFFLLGSFLGLLHFLSHLPRPLGPIPNPNSHHRHRDPFPILQHPHPPSTPHSNHKLLIVVTPTRARPSQAYYLTRMAHTLRLLHDSPLLWIVVQAGNPTPEAAAALRRTAVMHRYVGCCHNINASAPDFRPHQINAALDIVDNHRLDGVLYFADEEGVYSLHLFHHLRQIRRFATWPVPEISQHTNEVVLQGPVCKQGQVVGWHTTHDGNKLRRFHLAMSGFAFNSTMLWDPKLRSHLAWNSIRHPEMVKESLQGSAFVEQLVEDESQMEGIPADCSQIMNWHVPFGSESVVYPKGWRVATDLDVIIPLK, via the exons ATGGCGTCGATCCGGCGGCCGCACTCACCGGCAAAGCAGCAGCACCTTCTCCGCCACGGACACCTCGGCCCCTTCGCCTCTTCCTccccgccatcctcgccgctcCGCCActcctcgtcttcgtcttctcccAGATCAGCAgctcatcaccaccaccatctgcttgctgctgctgggcACACCTCcttccgccgcccgctccctcgcttcgccgccttcttcctcctcggctccttcctcggcctcctccactTCCTCTCCCATCTCCCCCGACCCCTGGGCCCCATCCCCAATCCTAAttcccaccaccgccaccgcgatCCATTCCCCATCCTCCAACACCCGCACCCGCCATCCACCCCCCACAGCAACCACAAGCTGCTCATCGTCGTCACCCCCACGCGCGCCCGCCCCTCCCAGGCCTACTACCTCACCAGGATGGCCCAcaccctccgcctcctccacgacTCTCCCCTCCTCTGGATCGTCGTCCAGGCCGGCAACCCCACcccggaagccgccgccgccctccgccgcaccgccgtcaTGCACCGCTATGTCGGATGCTGCCACAACATCAATGCCTCCGCCCCTGACTTCCGCCCCCACCAGATCAACGCCGCCCTCGACATCGTCGACAACCACCGCCTCGACGGCGTCCTCTACTtcgccgacgaggagggcgTCTACTCCCTCCACCTCTTCCACCACCTCCGCCAAATCAG GAGGTTTGCCACATGGCCTGTTCCAGAAATCTCTCAACACACAAACGAGGTGGTTCTCCAAGGCCCTGTATGTAAACAGGGCCAGGTTGTGGGATGGCACACAACCCACGACGGGAACAAGCTGCGCAGATTTCATCTTGCCATGTCCGGTTTCGCATTCAACAGCACCATGCTCTGGGATCCCAAGCTCAGGTCCCATTTGGCATGGAATTCGATCAGGCATCCAGAAATGGTGAAAGAAAGTCTCCAA GGAAGCGCGTTTGTAGAGCAGCTAGTGGAGGATGAAAGCCAGATGGAAGGCATACCTGCTGACTGCTCTCAAATAATGAACTGGCATGTGCCATTCGGATCTGAAAGTGTTGTCTATCCTAAAGGATGGCGGGTTGCTACAGATCTGGATGTAATTATCCCTCTAAAATAG
- the LOC127772315 gene encoding uncharacterized protein LOC127772315, whose amino-acid sequence MATIVNTTEEEPMLAVVRFTAELAWADAGADVAEPEVTRLCVEAQQHILAARWLDMASLMLASADLLLQSTRLPDKDKDLECILAIICNLVTKARSQDEALQIAELICAKLTHQPQDKPALRLKVLFSLYNLLGSPYAKAFVYKKALDLAAAGKAADCIIPTFKNIDSFISDWGIGKVEQRDLFLAAARILKDQKGMNKEYFNFLNKYLATFNGSADDADAIGDAKEEAVAAIIEFVKSSDLYQCDLLNMPAVAQLEKDEKYQLVYELLKIFLTQRLDSYLEFQSANSALLKGYGLVHEDCITKMRLMSLLDLSSRCAGEIPYHAIIDALKINDDEVEYWIVKAISCKILDCKVDQLNQVIIVSRHTERIFGMPQWQSLRAKLGVWRGNIASAINTIQANKVTDDGSQGIQGLMIR is encoded by the exons atggcGACGATCGTGAACacgacggaggaggagccgaTGCTGGCCGTGGTGCGCTTCACCGCCGAGCTGGCCTGGgcggacgccggcgccgacgtcgcTGAGCCGGAGGTCACCCGTCTCTGCGTCGAGGCGCAGCAGCACATCCTCGCCGCCCGCTGGCTCGACATGGCCTCCCTCATGCTCGCctccgccgacctcctcctccaatcCACGCGCCTCCCCGACAAGGACAAAG ATCTCGAGTGCATCCTCGCTATCATCTGCAACCTCGTCACCAAGGCCCGATCCCAAGACGAGGCCCTGCAGATCGCCGAACTCATCTGCGCCAAGCTCACCCACCAGCCCCAAGACAAACCGGCCCTGCGCCTCAAAGT TCTCTTCAGCTTGTACAATCTGCTCGGGAGCCCCTATGCCAAGGCCTTCGTCTACAAGAAGGcactcgacctcgccgccgctgggaAGGCTGCCGACTGCATTATCCCTACTTTTAAGAACATCGACAGCTTCATCAGCGATTGGGGCATTGGCAAGGTGGAGCAGAGGGACCTGTTCCTCGCTGCCGCTAGGATCCTCAAGGACCAGAAAGG CATGAACAAGGAGTACTTCAACTTTCTGAATAAGTACCTTGCCACCTTCAATGGATCGGCCGATGATGCTGATGCAATCGGTGATGCAAAGGAAGAAGCTGTTGCAGCAATCATTGAGTTTGTCAAGTCATCTGATCTCTATCAG TGTGATCTACTCAATATGCCAGCAGTTGCACAGCTGGAAAAAGACGAAAAGTATCAGCTGGTTTATGAGCTCTTGAAGATATTCCTTACTCAGAGGCTTGATTCCTATTTAGAGTTTCAGTCAGCTAATTCTGCCTTGCTGAAAGGTTATG GACTGGTTCATGAGGATTGCATAACAAAAATGAGACTGATGTCCCTGCTTGACCTCAGCAGCCGTTGTGCTGGGGAGATCCCTTACCATGCAATCATAGATGCACTTAAG ATCAATGATGATGAAGTGGAGTATTGGATTGTGAAAGCTATTTCATGCAAGATATTGGATTGCAAAGTTGACCAGCTTAACCAGGTTATCATTGTCAG TCGGCATACTGAGAGGATATTTGGGATGCCACAGTGGCAGAGTTTACGTGCAAAGCTTGGAGTTTGGAGG GGAAACATTGCTAGTGCTATTAACACAATACAAGCAAACAAGGTGACTGATGATGGATCACAGGGGATCCAAGGCTTGATGATCCGTTGA
- the LOC127772317 gene encoding rhomboid-like protein 19, whose protein sequence is MMESQALQDPVAEPHGAEPAAAGAPPAVVPGKEFTRTCKGLVVVLVGGYVLLQLLPSSLDYLAIIPAKTIPFVWTVFTAGYIEQVLPGAIGSSLGLLFCGKDIEPVWGRKEFLKFIILVNSICGVLAFCFAVALYYVTGKESFLVTPLSGFHGALAGFLVGLKQLLPNLELPMCFFWKIKAKWMPFFVLCFSTIMAFIVPDSINFLPTLLSGMYVSWIYLRYFQRNPLTGLKGDSSDDFSFPSLFPDAMRPVTDPVANLFDRMLCARSRPSELALPVSDPAKASRRRERGERVLEERLAADHAADTEAPALGHSTAED, encoded by the exons ATGATGGAGAGCCAGGCGCTGCAGGACCCCGTCGCCGAGCCCCATGGAGCtgagcctgccgccgccggagctcctccCGCCGTG GTTCCCGGCAAGGAGTTCACCCGCACCTGCAagggcctcgtcgtcgtcctcgtcggcggaTATGTGCTGCTCcagctcctcccctcctccctcgacTACCTCGCCATCATCCCCGCCAa GACTATTCCATTTGTATGGACTGTCTTCACAGCTGGCTACATCGAACAAGTTCTTCCAGGG GCTATCGGCAGTTCCCTTGGTCTTCTCTTCTGTGGGAAGGATATCGAACCAGTGTGGGGCCGCAAAGAATTCTTGAAGTTTATCATCTTGGTCAACTCCATTTGCGGTGTCCTTGCATTCTGCTTTGCTGTTGCACTCTACTATGTCACTGGAAAGGAGAGCTTCCT TGTTACACCACTTTCTGGTTTCCATGGTGCCCTTGCTGGCTTTCTTGTTGGCCTGAAACAACTTTTACCAAACCTTGAGCTCCCCATGTGCTTTTTCTGGAAAATAAAGGCTAAG TGGATGCCATTCTTCGTGCTATGCTTCTCAACTATCATGGCCTTCATTGTACCTGATTCCATTAACTTCCTTCCAACTCTGCTATCGGGGATGTATGTCAGCTGGATTTACCTGAGATACTTCCAGAGGAACCCACTGACAGGGCTTAAGGGTGATTCAAGTGATGACTTCTCCTTCCCCAGCTTGTTCCCGGATGCCATGCG GCCAGTCACAGACCCTGTTGCTAACCTCTTTGATCGGATGCTGTGTGCAAGGTCTAGACCTTCTGAACTGGCCCTCCCAGTCTCAGATCCTGCAAAGGCATCGAGAAGAAG GGAGCGTGGTGAAAGGGTTCTTGAGGAAAGGTTGGCTGCAGACCATGCAGCAGACACGGAAGCCCCAGCTCTGGGCCATTCCACAGCAGAAGATTAA
- the LOC127770092 gene encoding G-type lectin S-receptor-like serine/threonine-protein kinase At2g19130 yields the protein MSLLISAASVMPRKLPAILVSMRPQSYAFLGLVLLLFSLLPLAPCSAANLNNDTLLAGQALAVGDKLISNNGKFTLGFFQPDAGTSKSSDTSTNSPGWYLGIWFNKIPVFTTVWVANRERPITIPELNLTQLKFSSDGNLVIFNHATESIIWSTRIIIDSHRTQETSSTNTSVVLLNTGNLVIESTTNVVLWESFDYPTDVVLPGAKFGWNKITGLNRQCISKKSLIDPGLGSYSVELDTNGTKGVILMLRNPPKVYWYGLTSPTLIPELRSLLAMDPRTRGLIIPTYVDNSQEEYYMYTSSNESSSSFLSLDMSGQIMLNVWSEANQSWQIIYAQPADPCNPFATCGPFTICNGNSNPVCECMESFTRKSSQDWDLGDRTGGCSRNTPLDCTISGNRTSSADMFHPIAHVKLPYDSESIQDATTQSKCAQACLSSCSCTAYSYQNNICSVWHGDLFSVNQNDGIENHFDDVLYLRLAAKDLQSLSKNKRKPIVGVVTTISIISLVLLIMLMVLLMVWRNRFKWCGVPLHRSQGGSGIIAFRYSDLDHATKNFSEKLGEGGFGSVFKGVLRDLTVVAVKRLDGARQGEKQFRAEVSSIGLIQHINLVKLIGFCCQGDKRLLVYEHMLNGSLDTHLFQSNATILTWSTRYQIAIGVARGLSYLHQSCHECIIHCDIKPQNILLDESFTPKIADFGMAVFVGRDFSRVLTTFRGTVGYLAPEWISGVAITPKVDVYSYGMVLLEIISGMRSLPNVHSSNSHHAAYFPVQAISKLHEGDVQSLVDPRLSGDFNLEEAERVCKVACWCIQDNEFDRPTMGEVVLVLEGLQEFDMPPMPRLLAAITRSSNVAEM from the exons ATGAGCCTTCTGATCAGTGCCGCCTCCGTGATGCCG AGGAAGCTACCAGCAATTCTCGTCTCCATGCGTCCCCAGAGCTATGCATTTCTTGGCCttgttcttctcctcttctccctgCTTCCTCTTGCTCCATGCTCTGCTGCAAATCTAAATAATGATACTCTCCTGGCAGGCCAAGCGCTCGCCGTCGGTGACAAGCTCATCTCGAACAACGGCAAGTTCACCCTCGGCTTCTTCCAGCCAGACGCAGGCACCAGTAAGTCATCTGATACTAGCACCAATTCCCCTGGCTGGTACCTTGGCATATGGTTCAATAAGATCCCAGTTTTTACTACTGTATGGGTTGCCAACAGGGAGAGGCCAATCACTATCCCTGAGCTCAATCTAACACAGCTCAAATTCTCATCAGATGGCAATCTTGTCATCTTTAACCATGCCACTGAATCCATAATCTGGTCCACTCGCATTATTATCGATAGTCATAGGACACAAGAAACCAGCAGCACGAACACGAGTGTCGTTCTATTGAACACCGGAAACCTTGTGATAGAAAGCACAACAAATGTAGTGTTGTGGGAAAGCTTTGACTACCCAACAGATGTTGTGCTCCCTGGTGCCAAGTTTGGTTGGAACAAGATCACTGGCCTGAACCGTCAATGCATCTCAAAGAAGAGCTTGATAGATCCAGGTCTTGGCTCATACAGTGTTGAACTAGACACTAATGGTACCAAGGGGGTGATCCTCATGCTCCGCAACCCTCCTAAAGTGTATTGGTATGGTCTAACATCACCAACTCTTATACCAGAGCTCAGATCCCTGCTAGCAATGGATCCACGGACGAGAGGTTTGATCATCCCTACATATGTTGATAACAGCCAAGAGGAGTACTACATGTACACTTCATCCAACGAATCGTCTTCTTCGTTCCTCTCACTGGACATGTCTGGTCAGATCATGCTCAATGTATGGTCAGAAGCTAACCAGTCTTGGCAAATCATATATGCCCAGCCTGCTGATCCCTGCAACCCATTTGCTACATGTGGACCTTTTACCATCTGCAACGGCAATTCAAATCCAGTATGTGAATGTATGGAGAGTTTTACTCGAAAGTCGTCTCAGGATTGGGACCTTGGTGATCGGACAGGAGGATGCTCCAGAAATACTCCATTAGATTGCACTATTAGCGGTAACAGGACAAGTTCAGCAGACATGTTCCACCCTATAGCTCATGTTAAATTGCCCTATGACTCTGAAAGCATACAAGATGCCACCACTCAGAGCAAATGTGCACAAGCCTGTCTCAGTTCCTGCTCATGCACTGCTTACTCCTATCAGAACAACATATGCTCTGTCTGGCATGGGGATTTGTTTAGTGTAAATCAGAATGATGGCATTGAAAATCATTTCGATGATGTTCTTTACCTCCGCCTTGCAGCCAAAGATTTGCAAAGTTTgagcaaaaacaaaagaaaaccaaTTGTTGGAGTTGTTACAACCATAAGCATTATTAGTCTTGTGTTACTAATAATGCTCATGGTGTTGCTAATGGTTTGGAGGAATAGATTCAAGTGGTGTGGTGTGCCATTACACAGAAGCCAAGGTGGTAGTGGAATTATAGCCTTCAGATATAGTGATTTAGACCATGCTACTAAAAATTTCTCAGAGAAGTTGGGAGAAGGAGGTTTCGGCTCCGTGTTTAAGGGAGTGTTGAGGGACTTGACTGTTGTAGCAGTGAAAAGGCTTGATGGTGCCCGTCAAGGCGAGAAGCAGTTCAGGGCTGAGGTGAGCTCAATCGGATTGATCCAACATATCAACCTAGTCAAGTTGATTGGTTTCTGCTGCCAAGGTGACAAGAGGCTACTTGTTTATGAACACATGTTAAACGGTTCTCTTGATACCCATCTGTTTCAGAGCAATGCTACTATACTGACGTGGAGCACGAGGTATCAAATAGCCATAGGAGTTGCTAGAGGACTTTCCTACTTGCATCAGAGTTGCCACGAATGCATCATACACTGTGATATTAAGCCACAAAACATACTTCTCGACGAATCATTTACTCCTAAAATTGCAGATTTTGGGATGGCAGTATTTGTAGGAAGGGATTTTAGCAGAGTTCTGACTACATTTAGAGGAACAGTTGGATATCTTGCCCCAGAGTGGATTAGTGGTGTCGCAattacaccaaaagttgatgttTACAGCTATGGTATGGTGTTGCTAGAGATCATATCAGGAATGAGAAGTTTACCTAATGTACACAGTAGCAACAGTCATCATGCTGCTTACTTCCCTGTGCAAGCCATCAGCAAGCTTCATGAGGGAGATGTGCAGAGTTTGGTGGATCCACGTTTGAGTGGCGACTTCAATTTAGAAGAGGCTGAAAGGGTTTGCAAAGTTGCTTGTTGGTGCATTCAAGATAATGAGTTCGATCGGCCGACAATGGGTGAAGTGGTCCTGGTTCTTGAAGGTCTACAGGAGTTTGATATGCCCCCTATGCCAAGACTACTTGCAGCTATAACAAGATCTTCTAATGTAGCTGAGATGTAA